The following proteins come from a genomic window of Anaerohalosphaeraceae bacterium:
- a CDS encoding methyl-accepting chemotaxis protein, whose amino-acid sequence MVKNMKLSTKLFLGFGCLVVITALLGLISWRGITEIKTFSNLLFKGQQAVGHLNQCATLRRDFMIHKFAAIGSDNKNAAEKWGESYNLLVAELKGLSENTHLTQQDRQIVSKMLSASADYRSLFEQGIAAQKKKDEAVGIWRTTGADITSSLDEAMRNVIDPEFQKAVQENNTQQAAYWAEFDKLLNENIVQNFLLLRVSGVYLIANETDKEWDNFQKQLQTLRDGLAEWAQKTASEPKLQAYASKMNEAVNQYARAGEQFYQSLLDQRKVYSQMVATASNIVQLMNELDEHLQNDLKSTANLVNLTLLLASAGSIVIGIVLAYVITRSITKPIHQIIADLTTGAEQVSSASGQVSSASQSLAEGATEQAAGLQETSSSLEEMSSMTKQNADNAQQANTLAAQAKSAAHDGAEAMKRMTEAINDIQKSADETSKIIKVIDEIAFQTNLLALNAAVEAARAGEAGKGFAVVAEEVRNLAMRSAEAAKNTAALIEGSVKNAKNGVEISSEVSKKLEEIVAHVGKTTDLVAEIAAASTEQAQGIEQINTAVSQMDKVTQQNAAAAEESASAAEELSAQAQQMHTVVQQLVALVDGSSGQQTQPLSSHSASAASAKKTPRLSLTDQTFHHIAEGKGKSKTTNTAKPKTAPSAAKPEPSQVIPLEDDFKDFNG is encoded by the coding sequence ATGGTCAAGAACATGAAACTGTCCACGAAGCTGTTTTTGGGATTTGGCTGTCTGGTTGTGATTACCGCCCTGCTGGGGCTGATCAGCTGGCGGGGAATAACTGAAATTAAGACGTTTTCTAACCTTCTATTCAAGGGCCAGCAGGCCGTTGGACACCTGAATCAGTGTGCCACCCTGCGGCGGGATTTTATGATTCATAAATTCGCCGCCATCGGCTCCGACAACAAAAATGCCGCCGAAAAATGGGGGGAATCATACAACCTGCTGGTCGCCGAATTAAAAGGATTGTCAGAAAATACCCATCTGACCCAGCAGGACCGGCAAATCGTGTCCAAAATGCTTTCCGCCAGCGCGGACTACCGCTCCCTGTTTGAACAGGGTATCGCCGCTCAGAAGAAAAAAGATGAGGCCGTCGGAATTTGGCGAACTACCGGTGCGGACATTACCAGCAGCCTCGACGAAGCCATGCGGAACGTCATTGACCCTGAATTCCAAAAGGCCGTTCAGGAAAACAACACTCAACAGGCCGCATACTGGGCCGAGTTTGACAAGCTGCTGAATGAAAATATCGTTCAGAACTTCCTGCTGCTGCGGGTCAGCGGCGTGTATCTGATTGCCAATGAGACCGACAAAGAATGGGACAATTTCCAGAAGCAGCTGCAAACGCTGCGAGACGGCCTTGCTGAATGGGCCCAAAAAACCGCTTCAGAGCCCAAACTGCAGGCCTATGCCTCCAAAATGAACGAGGCCGTCAATCAATACGCCCGTGCCGGTGAACAGTTTTATCAAAGCCTTCTGGACCAGCGCAAGGTCTACTCCCAAATGGTCGCCACCGCCAGCAACATCGTTCAATTGATGAACGAGCTGGATGAGCACCTGCAGAACGACCTGAAATCCACAGCCAATCTGGTCAACCTGACGCTTCTGCTGGCCTCCGCCGGCAGCATTGTCATCGGCATCGTCCTGGCCTATGTCATCACTCGAAGCATCACCAAGCCGATTCATCAGATTATTGCCGACCTGACCACCGGTGCCGAGCAGGTCTCCAGTGCCTCCGGACAGGTCTCGTCCGCCTCCCAGTCCCTCGCCGAAGGCGCTACCGAACAGGCCGCCGGGCTCCAGGAAACCTCCTCCAGTCTGGAAGAAATGTCCTCCATGACCAAACAGAACGCCGACAACGCCCAGCAGGCCAACACCCTGGCCGCTCAGGCCAAATCCGCCGCCCACGACGGCGCCGAGGCCATGAAGCGGATGACCGAGGCCATCAACGACATCCAAAAGAGCGCCGATGAAACCTCCAAAATCATCAAGGTCATCGACGAAATCGCCTTCCAGACCAACCTCCTGGCCCTCAACGCCGCCGTCGAGGCCGCACGGGCCGGCGAGGCCGGCAAGGGATTCGCCGTCGTCGCCGAAGAGGTCCGAAATCTGGCCATGCGGTCTGCCGAAGCCGCCAAAAACACGGCCGCCCTCATCGAAGGTTCCGTCAAAAACGCCAAAAACGGCGTCGAAATCTCCTCCGAAGTCAGCAAAAAACTGGAGGAAATCGTCGCCCATGTCGGCAAAACCACCGACCTGGTCGCCGAAATCGCCGCCGCCAGCACCGAACAGGCCCAGGGCATTGAGCAGATTAACACCGCCGTATCCCAGATGGACAAGGTCACCCAGCAGAATGCCGCCGCGGCGGAAGAATCCGCCAGCGCTGCCGAGGAACTGTCCGCTCAGGCCCAGCAGATGCACACCGTCGTCCAGCAGCTGGTGGCCCTCGTGGACGGCAGCAGCGGACAACAAACGCAGCCCCTCTCCTCGCATTCCGCATCGGCGGCATCCGCGAAAAAGACCCCGCGGCTGTCCTTAACCGATCAGACCTTCCATCACATCGCCGAAGGCAAGGGAAAAAGCAAGACCACGAACACGGCCAAGCCCAAGACGGCTCCATCGGCTGCCAAGCCCGAACCCAGCCAAGTCATCCCCCTCGAGGACGACTTCAAAGACTTTAACGGATAA
- a CDS encoding phage portal protein, translating into MAFDLTIFQDSALKEPFLDWLIQSHWPAWFARFHRLWEYYQNRLIGPVSFEDADGRCAESARPYIQAQEMGLPPRITGRLYDSPDGINAGRVVRDIRRKEVVIENDIAWRISAMVDFLFGKGVSFVSRAPSASRRRAIQTLLEAVFEANGGPAFFQDLAVLGAVYGFVDCIIRPGARLNAHLQAATPGRSVQTPDASVSLPRIRTFASEIALDLVEAPRALPVLEEDDCRTIRYYIQHFLQEQNEPEQPPALLERFFRRRSIPAGRRKTAITEIIGPRCFQRYEDFQCVAEGPNPLGYLPVVHIQNLSQPYAYEGISDVEQLIGLQDELNTRLSDRANRLTMQAFRMYLAKGIEGVGEKPVSPGRMWCTDNENASIQEFGGDDNCPSENLHILDIRDAMDKISGVTPVVAGVLKNKIGHLTSGVALKMTFMGMLTRNSRKQYTYGQGLRRMAEIILDIFDRAGVFPTSPEERQLDVRFPNPLPEEPAEQLKEAQLKKDLGVPAADILKELGYEPADFEPTAE; encoded by the coding sequence ATGGCGTTTGATTTGACGATTTTTCAGGATTCCGCACTGAAGGAGCCCTTTCTTGACTGGCTTATTCAATCCCATTGGCCCGCCTGGTTTGCCCGCTTTCATCGCCTCTGGGAATATTATCAGAACCGCTTGATCGGTCCGGTTTCGTTTGAAGATGCCGACGGCCGCTGTGCAGAATCCGCCCGCCCCTATATTCAGGCGCAGGAAATGGGCCTGCCTCCGCGAATCACCGGACGTCTGTATGATTCCCCTGACGGTATCAATGCGGGCAGGGTTGTCCGCGACATCCGCCGCAAGGAGGTCGTGATTGAAAATGACATCGCCTGGCGCATCAGTGCGATGGTGGATTTTCTCTTCGGCAAAGGCGTTTCATTCGTCAGCAGGGCCCCCAGTGCTTCTCGTCGCAGAGCCATTCAGACGCTTCTTGAAGCTGTGTTCGAGGCCAACGGGGGCCCTGCATTCTTCCAGGACCTGGCGGTGCTCGGGGCGGTCTATGGGTTTGTCGACTGCATCATTCGTCCCGGCGCTCGGCTGAACGCACATCTTCAGGCCGCCACCCCCGGCCGTTCCGTTCAGACTCCCGATGCATCCGTATCCCTTCCGCGCATCCGCACCTTCGCTTCCGAGATTGCCCTGGACCTGGTCGAAGCCCCCCGAGCCCTGCCGGTCCTGGAAGAAGACGACTGCCGAACTATTCGTTATTACATTCAGCATTTTCTTCAGGAGCAAAACGAACCGGAGCAGCCGCCGGCGCTTCTGGAGCGGTTTTTCCGAAGGCGTTCGATTCCTGCCGGCCGCCGCAAAACCGCTATCACAGAAATCATCGGCCCTCGCTGCTTCCAGCGCTATGAAGATTTTCAGTGCGTCGCCGAAGGCCCCAATCCGCTCGGCTATCTCCCCGTGGTGCATATTCAGAATCTTTCACAGCCCTATGCCTACGAGGGCATCAGCGACGTTGAGCAGCTCATCGGCCTGCAGGATGAACTGAATACGCGCCTGTCCGACCGGGCCAATCGGCTCACGATGCAGGCCTTTCGGATGTATCTGGCCAAGGGTATCGAGGGCGTCGGTGAAAAGCCCGTCTCGCCAGGCCGGATGTGGTGTACGGACAACGAGAACGCCTCCATTCAGGAATTCGGCGGCGACGACAACTGCCCCAGCGAAAACCTGCACATCCTCGATATCCGCGATGCGATGGACAAAATCAGCGGCGTAACCCCCGTCGTCGCCGGTGTGCTCAAGAACAAAATCGGCCATCTGACCTCCGGTGTGGCCCTGAAGATGACCTTTATGGGGATGCTCACCCGCAACAGCCGCAAGCAGTACACCTACGGACAGGGGCTTCGGCGGATGGCCGAAATCATTTTGGATATCTTTGACCGAGCGGGCGTCTTTCCGACCTCGCCCGAAGAGCGGCAGCTGGACGTGCGCTTTCCCAATCCGCTGCCGGAAGAGCCCGCCGAACAGCTCAAAGAAGCCCAGCTCAAAAAAGACCTCGGCGTGCCCGCAGCGGACATTCTCAAAGAACTGGGATACGAACCGGCGGACTTCGAGCCGACGGCGGAATAA
- a CDS encoding DUF5309 family protein, whose translation MPFTGKATYSAGPALPELAEDVSDLVGIISPYETPLLDALGDPARSAASTRHEWLEDALLPNKDSISDSSLLDPLNETQFDVSDGGRFRAGDQIQMEGKQELMLVTQVSGNTLTVIRGYAGTPRSALVNGQTVNILGNAALEGDERPQARFTCRQRQSNWTQIFTQSVEVSGTDLAASPIGLADEMDYQKQMRLRELLRDLENTVINGGQPASTPQGSQTVRRTLRGIIQHLQTHVYSVGAQGFPQGNDLDEPKINYVLRKIWETSSSTVDLIVVNGFQKRKINGFLTGLRSFGPADTAYRDQVSFYESDFGLCRIVTTRWVPQDAVLLLDSSRISVLPLAGRSFHYKPLASRGDYECGQLIGEYTLELKNEAAHGLIRGLTCQ comes from the coding sequence ATGCCGTTTACCGGAAAAGCAACCTACAGCGCCGGCCCCGCTCTGCCCGAACTGGCGGAGGACGTATCGGATTTGGTCGGGATTATTTCCCCCTATGAAACGCCGCTGCTGGACGCCCTCGGCGACCCGGCCCGCAGCGCCGCCAGCACCCGCCACGAATGGCTCGAAGATGCGCTGCTGCCCAACAAGGATTCCATCAGCGATTCGTCGCTGCTGGACCCGCTGAACGAGACCCAGTTTGATGTGAGCGACGGCGGGCGGTTTCGAGCAGGCGATCAGATTCAGATGGAGGGCAAACAGGAACTGATGCTCGTTACGCAGGTGTCCGGCAATACACTCACCGTCATCCGGGGATATGCCGGCACGCCGCGCTCGGCCCTGGTGAACGGGCAGACGGTCAATATTCTCGGCAACGCCGCGCTCGAAGGGGACGAACGCCCCCAGGCCCGTTTTACCTGCCGGCAGCGGCAAAGTAACTGGACGCAGATTTTTACCCAGTCCGTCGAAGTCAGCGGCACGGACCTGGCCGCCAGTCCCATCGGGCTGGCCGATGAGATGGATTATCAGAAACAGATGCGGCTTCGCGAACTGCTGCGCGACCTCGAAAACACCGTCATCAACGGCGGCCAGCCCGCCTCAACCCCCCAGGGCAGCCAAACCGTCCGCCGAACCCTGCGCGGCATCATCCAGCACCTGCAGACCCACGTCTATTCCGTCGGCGCACAGGGCTTTCCGCAGGGCAATGACCTGGATGAACCGAAAATCAATTATGTTCTTCGCAAAATCTGGGAAACCAGCTCTTCGACCGTCGATTTGATTGTCGTCAACGGTTTTCAGAAGCGAAAAATCAACGGCTTTCTGACGGGACTGCGTTCCTTCGGGCCGGCAGATACCGCCTACCGCGATCAGGTGAGTTTCTATGAAAGCGATTTCGGTCTGTGCCGAATTGTGACGACCCGATGGGTGCCGCAGGATGCCGTTCTGCTGCTGGATTCCAGCCGCATCAGCGTTCTGCCCCTGGCCGGACGAAGCTTCCATTACAAGCCGCTGGCCAGCCGCGGCGATTATGAATGCGGCCAGCTCATCGGCGAGTACACCCTCGAACTGAAGAACGAGGCCGCCCACGGTCTGATTCGCGGGCTGACCTGTCAGTAA
- a CDS encoding GDYXXLXY domain-containing protein, whose translation MAKQTVSFALAVGLQLVILAAVPARQIYVRLTGTLITIRTAPVDPYDFLSGYHVVLRYEISQVSEEQLSAVSSSKKPSTTVYAVLKKGPEDIWSLESLSRTLPNNLSPEQIAVKGTVIRDQIEYGIENFYIPEKDRDELERALRSGRERALAQIRVDKYGNAALIRLIVQGKTYDY comes from the coding sequence ATGGCTAAACAAACCGTTTCCTTTGCACTGGCGGTCGGGCTTCAACTGGTGATTCTGGCCGCTGTCCCTGCCCGGCAAATTTACGTCCGACTGACCGGAACACTGATTACCATTCGAACAGCACCGGTCGATCCGTATGATTTTTTGAGCGGCTACCACGTTGTGCTGCGCTATGAGATTTCACAGGTTTCCGAAGAGCAATTGTCCGCCGTGTCTTCTTCGAAGAAGCCCTCCACAACGGTGTATGCCGTGCTGAAAAAAGGCCCGGAAGACATCTGGTCGCTCGAATCGCTGTCGCGAACGCTTCCGAACAATCTTTCTCCGGAGCAAATTGCCGTCAAAGGCACTGTCATCAGGGACCAAATCGAGTACGGCATTGAAAACTTTTACATTCCGGAAAAGGACCGAGACGAGCTGGAAAGGGCCCTGCGGAGCGGTCGCGAACGGGCGCTGGCTCAGATTCGCGTGGACAAGTATGGAAACGCCGCCCTGATTCGTCTGATTGTGCAAGGCAAAACCTACGATTATTGA
- a CDS encoding phosphomannomutase/phosphoglucomutase: MNPAIFKAYDIRGIYPDQLDEEAAWKIGHATAQFLRSMLRGYERGLANAQSICVGYDMRTHSPALAKALIEGMNAARTNVIDIGMIDTPQMYFAINHLGTCGGVQVTASHNPAKYNGFKISGQQAKPIGADTGLKDIKHIATALLHTLGRPDGSVERCDLTREYKHHVLKFLEPSRRSLRVVVDASNGMAGKMVPAIFGDVDNLELIGINLKHDGTFVHDPNPLVEANLNQLRQVVRDKHADVGVCFDGDADRLMVVDEQGRTIGCDLLTALMVPYFLAKNPGSAIVYDLRSSHVVPEEIIKHGGTPRRERVGHAFMKKTLRDSHACFGGELSGHFYYRDNFYADSGMITLVHLLNILGTSTKSMSELIAPLRRYASSGELNFEVENKEAVMKELARKYSQGQVDDLDGITVQFKDWWFNVRPSNTEPLLRLNVEAKTPELLEEKLAELKEFLGQPVAH; this comes from the coding sequence ATGAATCCTGCCATTTTTAAGGCCTATGACATTCGCGGAATCTATCCGGACCAGCTGGATGAGGAAGCCGCCTGGAAAATCGGGCATGCCACGGCCCAGTTCCTCCGCTCGATGCTGCGGGGCTATGAGCGGGGTCTGGCCAACGCCCAGAGCATCTGCGTCGGCTATGATATGCGCACGCACAGCCCGGCCCTGGCCAAGGCCCTGATTGAAGGGATGAATGCCGCCCGCACGAATGTCATTGACATCGGGATGATTGACACCCCGCAGATGTATTTTGCCATCAATCATCTGGGCACCTGCGGCGGCGTCCAGGTGACCGCCTCGCACAATCCGGCCAAGTACAACGGCTTTAAGATTTCCGGCCAGCAGGCCAAACCCATCGGAGCCGATACAGGCCTGAAAGATATTAAGCACATTGCTACGGCTCTGCTGCACACCCTCGGCCGGCCCGACGGTTCCGTGGAACGGTGCGACCTGACCCGCGAGTACAAGCATCATGTACTGAAGTTTCTGGAGCCCAGCCGCCGTTCGCTTCGGGTGGTGGTGGATGCCTCCAACGGAATGGCCGGCAAGATGGTGCCTGCTATCTTCGGCGATGTGGACAATCTCGAACTGATCGGCATCAATCTCAAGCACGATGGCACGTTTGTTCACGACCCCAACCCGCTTGTGGAAGCCAACCTGAACCAGCTGCGTCAGGTTGTCCGGGACAAGCACGCGGATGTCGGGGTGTGCTTCGACGGCGATGCCGACCGGCTGATGGTGGTTGATGAGCAGGGCCGCACCATCGGCTGCGACCTGCTGACAGCCCTGATGGTGCCGTATTTCCTGGCCAAAAATCCCGGCTCGGCCATCGTTTATGACCTCCGCAGCAGCCATGTCGTGCCCGAAGAGATTATCAAACACGGCGGCACGCCCCGGCGCGAACGGGTCGGCCATGCCTTTATGAAGAAAACCCTCCGCGACAGCCACGCCTGCTTCGGCGGCGAACTGAGCGGCCATTTCTATTACCGCGACAATTTCTATGCCGACTCCGGCATGATTACGCTGGTGCATCTGCTCAATATTCTCGGTACCTCCACCAAGTCGATGAGCGAGCTGATTGCCCCGCTTCGCCGGTATGCCTCCAGCGGCGAGTTGAACTTTGAGGTGGAAAACAAAGAAGCCGTGATGAAGGAGCTGGCCCGCAAATACAGCCAGGGGCAGGTCGATGACCTCGACGGCATCACCGTGCAGTTTAAGGACTGGTGGTTCAACGTCCGCCCGAGCAATACCGAGCCGCTCCTGCGGCTGAATGTCGAGGCCAAAACGCCTGAACTGCTCGAGGAGAAACTGGCGGAACTGAAGGAGTTTCTGGGCCAGCCGGTCGCTCATTAA
- a CDS encoding methyl-accepting chemotaxis protein: MVIQRKIGVLAIVPLAVLAVLSLITWQALRRTTQQFDQSVNQAFTALIDKEINPLIEETFLPLINTDIQQLQQMQDGIALMLEADRDVHQALVAEKMALAASDTDELKAVEAVHTENIDQAAARMEKASVCFQTDQTRQLYKEFLAEFENWKGKTRRVLEQSASAEKLVWARKSSNGGSAAQAFDAMRDKIDKLQQALEQEIAATMKAVEAKKQTADAKRQLVNAKKEETIQTAAAIQKAAQRTIAVFLAVSIAAGLTVSILALGISRSILKPLKRVIDSLHEASEQIHSASGQVSSASQSLAQGATEQAAGLQETSSSLEEMSSMTKQNADNAQQANTLAAQAKSAAHDGAEAMKRMTLAINDIQKSADETSKIIKVIDEIAFQTNLLALNAAVEAARAGEAGKGFAVVAEEVRNLAMRSAEAAKNTAALIEGSVKNAKNGVEISTEVSKKLEEIVAHVGKTTDLVAEIAAASTEQAQGIEQINTAVSQMDKVTQQNAAAAEESASAAEELSAQAQQMHTVVQQLVALVDGSSGQTQTLSSHSAPAASAKKPPRLSLTDQTFHHIAEGKGKGKAAAKPKTAPAANKPEPSQVIPLEDDFKDFNG, from the coding sequence ATGGTGATCCAAAGAAAAATCGGCGTGCTGGCGATTGTTCCGCTGGCGGTTCTGGCTGTGCTGTCGCTGATTACCTGGCAGGCACTTCGCCGGACAACACAGCAGTTTGACCAGAGCGTCAATCAGGCCTTTACGGCTCTGATTGACAAGGAAATCAATCCGCTGATTGAAGAGACCTTCCTTCCGCTGATCAACACAGACATTCAGCAGCTTCAGCAGATGCAGGACGGCATCGCCCTGATGCTCGAGGCGGACCGAGATGTGCATCAGGCCCTTGTTGCGGAAAAGATGGCTCTGGCTGCATCTGACACGGACGAACTGAAAGCTGTGGAAGCGGTGCATACGGAAAATATCGACCAGGCCGCCGCTCGGATGGAAAAGGCCTCTGTCTGTTTCCAAACCGACCAAACCCGTCAGCTTTATAAGGAATTTCTGGCGGAATTTGAAAACTGGAAGGGCAAAACCCGCAGGGTTCTTGAGCAGTCGGCTTCGGCGGAAAAGCTGGTTTGGGCCCGCAAATCGAGCAACGGCGGCAGTGCGGCCCAGGCCTTTGACGCCATGCGGGACAAAATTGACAAACTCCAGCAGGCCCTCGAACAAGAAATTGCCGCCACGATGAAGGCCGTAGAAGCCAAAAAACAAACGGCTGACGCCAAACGGCAGCTGGTTAATGCGAAAAAAGAAGAGACGATTCAAACCGCTGCCGCCATCCAGAAAGCAGCCCAAAGAACCATTGCGGTTTTCCTGGCTGTCAGCATTGCGGCGGGCTTAACCGTCAGCATTTTGGCTCTGGGCATCAGCCGCTCCATCCTCAAACCGCTCAAGCGGGTTATTGATTCACTCCATGAGGCATCTGAACAGATTCACAGTGCCTCCGGACAGGTGTCCAGTGCTTCACAATCGCTGGCCCAAGGTGCAACTGAACAAGCCGCCGGACTCCAGGAAACCTCCTCCTCTCTGGAGGAAATGTCCTCCATGACCAAGCAGAACGCCGACAACGCCCAGCAGGCCAACACCCTCGCCGCTCAGGCCAAATCCGCCGCTCACGACGGCGCCGAGGCCATGAAACGGATGACCCTGGCCATCAACGACATCCAAAAGAGCGCCGATGAGACCTCCAAAATCATCAAGGTCATCGACGAAATCGCCTTCCAGACCAACCTGCTGGCCCTTAACGCCGCCGTCGAGGCCGCACGAGCCGGGGAGGCCGGAAAGGGATTCGCCGTCGTCGCCGAAGAAGTACGAAACCTGGCCATGCGGTCCGCGGAAGCGGCCAAAAATACCGCCGCCCTCATTGAAGGTTCCGTCAAAAATGCCAAAAACGGCGTCGAAATCTCCACCGAGGTCAGCAAAAAACTGGAGGAAATCGTCGCCCACGTCGGAAAAACCACCGACCTGGTCGCCGAAATCGCCGCCGCCAGCACCGAACAGGCCCAGGGCATTGAGCAGATTAATACGGCCGTATCCCAGATGGATAAGGTTACGCAGCAGAATGCGGCCGCGGCCGAAGAGTCTGCCAGCGCCGCCGAAGAACTGTCCGCTCAGGCCCAGCAGATGCACACCGTCGTCCAGCAGCTGGTAGCCCTCGTGGACGGCAGCAGCGGACAGACGCAGACCCTTTCCTCCCATTCCGCACCGGCGGCATCTGCGAAAAAACCCCCGCGGCTGTCCCTGACCGACCAGACCTTCCATCATATCGCCGAAGGCAAGGGGAAAGGCAAGGCCGCTGCCAAGCCCAAGACGGCGCCCGCAGCGAATAAGCCCGAACCCAGCCAAGTCATCCCCCTCGAGGACGACTTCAAAGACTTCAACGGATAA
- a CDS encoding DUF2157 domain-containing protein, which produces MSVKLPSVWFRKRLKTELPILEAEGLLSAEQAAAFRQHYQLDSLASEGTRALLTTIYIIGATLVGIGIISFVAAHWTYLSRELKLTLILGAMLAAHISGFLLWKVSGRWPNLGHTLVLLGTLIFGANIGLVAQIFHVQSDPYNGFAAWTLGAVAVAWAVRSVPNAVLGLITTAVFGFGNLLTRDASPLFNWFVPWVLILFVPLVYYLRSQWVLWGTLLVSSFFWPMSIQSFLRYSHSEYAFAAAASLLGLVFFCWGLAGWKSPRGRFVSVPCWTVGLFWSLLAVFLTSFLDYARDMVTEAIGKNELSGQVPLLISVGIFSAAAVGLAVYSGPVLKNRLPVFFLVLSAAAFAATALLPQISTLDIVLVAANLLFLLMTGALFYSSLVLEDRRIFWASVLAAAAYILARTLEYETELLLKAAVFAGCGIALIAGAVLFERYLRKRRSAHG; this is translated from the coding sequence ATGAGCGTCAAACTTCCGTCGGTCTGGTTTCGAAAGCGGCTGAAAACCGAACTGCCCATCCTGGAGGCGGAGGGGCTGCTGTCCGCTGAGCAGGCGGCGGCTTTTCGTCAACACTATCAGTTGGACTCGCTGGCATCGGAAGGCACCCGGGCCCTGCTTACAACGATTTATATCATCGGAGCCACACTGGTCGGCATCGGGATTATCAGTTTTGTGGCGGCTCACTGGACCTATCTGAGCCGTGAACTGAAACTGACGTTGATTTTAGGGGCGATGCTGGCCGCCCACATCAGCGGGTTTCTGCTCTGGAAGGTCAGCGGGCGCTGGCCCAATCTGGGCCATACCCTTGTGCTGCTGGGAACGCTGATTTTCGGGGCCAATATCGGCCTGGTCGCCCAGATTTTTCACGTGCAAAGCGACCCTTACAACGGCTTTGCGGCCTGGACGCTCGGTGCCGTCGCCGTTGCCTGGGCGGTTCGAAGCGTTCCCAATGCCGTGCTGGGACTGATTACGACGGCCGTTTTCGGATTTGGAAATCTGTTGACTCGTGATGCTTCCCCTCTGTTCAACTGGTTTGTGCCATGGGTTCTGATTCTTTTTGTTCCGCTGGTTTATTATCTCCGGTCGCAATGGGTGCTGTGGGGCACGCTTCTGGTGAGCAGTTTTTTCTGGCCGATGTCGATTCAGAGTTTTCTCAGATACAGCCATTCCGAATATGCCTTTGCGGCGGCGGCCTCACTGCTCGGATTGGTGTTTTTTTGCTGGGGTCTGGCGGGGTGGAAAAGTCCCCGCGGACGGTTTGTGTCTGTGCCCTGCTGGACCGTCGGGCTTTTCTGGAGTCTTTTGGCAGTTTTCTTGACCTCGTTTCTTGACTACGCCAGAGATATGGTTACAGAAGCCATCGGAAAGAATGAATTGTCCGGTCAGGTTCCCCTGCTGATTTCCGTCGGGATATTCTCCGCGGCTGCTGTCGGACTTGCGGTATATTCCGGGCCTGTTCTGAAAAACCGGCTGCCGGTGTTTTTTCTGGTGCTGTCGGCGGCGGCCTTTGCTGCAACAGCCCTGCTGCCGCAGATAAGCACCCTCGATATTGTGCTGGTTGCGGCCAACCTGCTTTTCCTTTTGATGACGGGGGCCCTTTTTTACAGCAGTCTGGTGCTGGAGGACCGTCGGATCTTTTGGGCCTCGGTTCTGGCGGCCGCCGCCTACATCCTGGCCCGCACGCTCGAGTATGAAACCGAACTGCTGCTGAAGGCGGCGGTGTTTGCCGGCTGCGGCATCGCCCTGATTGCCGGCGCTGTGCTCTTTGAACGCTATCTGCGAAAGAGGAGGTCCGCTCATGGCTAA
- a CDS encoding chemotaxis protein CheW, which yields MAVSAKTTSVIRSHSENNLASEGKYLTFAIGEEEFGVDILQIREIIGYVPVTPVPKSPVYLKGVLNLRGQVIPIIDLRLKFGMPEKEITDQTCIVIIETQTAEGAVLTGLIVDRVSEVLDIEAEQIEPAPSLGSTIDTSFLRGIAKTNDSVKLLLEIDSVVQQSAEESI from the coding sequence ATGGCAGTCTCAGCAAAAACCACATCTGTTATACGTTCACACTCCGAAAACAATCTCGCCTCTGAAGGCAAATACTTAACTTTTGCCATTGGAGAGGAAGAATTTGGGGTCGATATTCTTCAAATCCGCGAGATTATCGGCTACGTCCCCGTTACTCCGGTACCGAAATCGCCGGTTTACCTGAAAGGCGTATTGAACCTGCGAGGTCAGGTCATTCCGATAATCGACCTGCGTCTGAAATTCGGAATGCCTGAGAAGGAGATTACAGACCAAACCTGTATTGTCATCATCGAAACGCAGACAGCAGAAGGGGCAGTCCTGACCGGTCTGATTGTGGACCGGGTTTCAGAGGTTCTGGACATTGAGGCCGAACAAATTGAGCCGGCACCATCCCTCGGCAGCACCATCGATACCTCCTTCCTCCGTGGGATTGCCAAGACAAACGATTCAGTCAAACTGCTGCTTGAAATCGATTCTGTCGTTCAGCAGAGTGCTGAGGAATCGATTTAG